In Halobacillus amylolyticus, the following proteins share a genomic window:
- a CDS encoding glycosyltransferase family 4 protein, whose amino-acid sequence MNILVTTIFDYPHEGGLSSHVTTLKKGLEARGHHVDVLSFTQLPNLKKKLFAQGPGYVMNRFSPGKGQLMNDLQRRKLLEQAIKHQAASYDVINSQDVFSTLASLQSGIPVVATIHGYYAYEAISRGAVQSDSETANNIRSYEQQAYRSANANITVDQRIRDYVKETSGADAHVVRNFIDTEQFLNSSTQLQAAREKYNIPIDHTMLFVPRRLTEKNGVIYPLLALKEVVKQHPETALVYAGTGEQMTNMKQKIIDLNLEKHVYLLGSVPHGDMVELYQTASIVLIPSVHSHGVEEATSISALEAMGSGTPVIAGAVGGLKELITHQEDGLLFGDRDEQELSKHISYLIEHKEAADTLSQAAQMKIRSSFSHLAAAERFEKTYSDAVEQQSTRSN is encoded by the coding sequence ATGAACATTCTAGTGACAACGATTTTTGATTACCCTCATGAAGGCGGCCTTTCCTCTCATGTAACCACACTTAAAAAAGGCCTTGAAGCCCGGGGACACCATGTAGATGTCCTCTCCTTCACACAACTGCCAAATTTGAAAAAGAAGCTCTTTGCCCAAGGACCAGGTTATGTAATGAACCGATTCAGCCCTGGAAAAGGTCAATTGATGAATGACCTGCAACGAAGGAAACTATTAGAGCAGGCGATAAAACACCAGGCTGCCTCCTATGACGTCATCAATTCACAGGATGTATTCTCAACACTAGCTTCCTTGCAATCAGGGATCCCCGTTGTCGCAACTATCCATGGCTACTATGCTTATGAAGCCATCAGCAGAGGAGCCGTTCAATCCGATAGTGAGACTGCAAATAACATTCGAAGCTACGAACAGCAAGCCTATCGATCCGCAAATGCCAATATTACCGTTGACCAGAGGATCCGTGACTATGTAAAAGAAACCTCCGGGGCCGATGCCCATGTCGTGCGTAATTTCATTGATACAGAGCAATTTCTCAACTCATCAACACAACTTCAAGCTGCACGTGAGAAATACAATATCCCTATCGATCATACAATGTTATTCGTACCAAGACGATTAACCGAGAAGAACGGTGTCATCTACCCCCTTCTTGCACTAAAGGAAGTAGTTAAACAACACCCTGAAACTGCCCTCGTTTATGCAGGGACTGGTGAACAAATGACGAACATGAAACAAAAAATCATCGACCTCAATCTAGAAAAGCATGTTTATTTGCTAGGATCCGTCCCTCATGGAGATATGGTGGAACTTTATCAAACAGCCTCCATCGTCCTTATCCCTAGTGTACATTCACATGGTGTGGAAGAGGCTACTTCTATTTCTGCTCTTGAAGCCATGGGATCAGGTACACCAGTTATTGCTGGGGCTGTCGGAGGGTTGAAAGAGTTGATTACTCATCAAGAAGATGGTCTTCTATTTGGTGATCGCGATGAACAAGAGCTTAGCAAGCATATTTCCTACCTTATTGAGCATAAGGAAGCGGCAGATACGCTGTCACAGGCTGCTCAAATGAAAATACGATCTTCTTTTTCACATTTAGCTGCTGCCGAAAGATTTGAGAAAACCTATTCAGATGCCGTTGAACAGCAAAGCACCCGCTCTAATTAA
- the murJ gene encoding murein biosynthesis integral membrane protein MurJ — protein MKWLKLFGMVTILSGFGKLLGFFREALIASLFGASQTADIFFVAFLIPTILFTALGTGIQAGIIPLYIEEKQKSAHEAAQLMRRLGTFFIALSLVITIIAMLLAKPLVYLFAPGFETTQLSLATMLTLIMMPSLIFMTAQSLAQGLLHANDTFGPPAWAPIVNNLGIIISMYIFYNWLGIYGLAVGVLIGSILQIIIQWPWIHTSHWSSEKLMIWKEWPAIKKVLRPFWPIILASIVVQLNGVVDRVVSSFLVDGSVSALNYGNRLLWLPLSIMLMPISVIMYPQLAKEAGKGIQSFLHLVHRGMNIIIVTALPLTIVMILEAKLLVSLAFERGAFDNQAVNLTAMAFLFFAIALPFFALRDYLMNSVYAYKANKVALRSCVYGVGLNIILSASLAPFIGIGGVALGTSASMLVQSIYLYHCLKQIEKVKDTQFFVKDWLKLLVVFIIVLISTWFLTEWIALDQQWIRLISTTLITFILFIALVWLGKLTILKQELNRLLRKDASS, from the coding sequence ATGAAATGGCTAAAACTTTTTGGAATGGTAACGATCCTTTCAGGCTTCGGCAAGCTGCTTGGCTTTTTCAGAGAAGCACTGATTGCCTCTCTTTTTGGGGCGAGTCAAACGGCTGATATTTTCTTTGTCGCTTTCCTAATTCCAACAATTTTATTTACAGCACTAGGGACAGGGATTCAAGCTGGAATCATCCCCCTATATATTGAAGAAAAACAAAAATCAGCACACGAAGCGGCACAATTAATGAGAAGACTGGGCACCTTTTTCATCGCCTTATCTCTTGTTATCACAATTATAGCTATGTTGCTTGCGAAGCCGCTCGTCTATCTTTTCGCACCAGGATTCGAGACAACACAATTATCACTTGCAACGATGCTTACATTGATTATGATGCCATCTCTAATTTTTATGACAGCACAGTCGCTGGCACAGGGACTACTGCATGCAAACGATACATTCGGCCCTCCTGCCTGGGCACCTATTGTCAACAATCTAGGCATCATTATAAGTATGTATATCTTTTATAACTGGTTAGGCATCTATGGACTTGCAGTAGGTGTGCTTATCGGAAGTATACTGCAAATCATCATTCAATGGCCCTGGATCCATACTAGTCATTGGTCTTCAGAAAAATTGATGATCTGGAAAGAGTGGCCAGCTATTAAGAAAGTGCTGCGCCCGTTCTGGCCGATCATTCTCGCTTCCATAGTTGTTCAACTAAATGGCGTTGTCGATCGAGTGGTATCTTCCTTTTTAGTAGATGGAAGCGTGTCGGCATTGAATTATGGCAATCGACTCCTGTGGCTGCCGCTTAGCATTATGCTCATGCCAATTTCAGTCATTATGTATCCACAACTTGCTAAGGAAGCAGGGAAAGGAATTCAATCTTTCCTACATCTTGTTCATCGAGGAATGAACATCATTATTGTTACAGCACTGCCTTTGACCATTGTGATGATCCTTGAGGCCAAATTACTCGTCTCGCTCGCCTTTGAACGAGGTGCCTTTGATAATCAAGCTGTAAACCTGACAGCTATGGCTTTCTTATTCTTCGCAATTGCCCTGCCGTTTTTTGCGCTCAGGGATTACTTAATGAACAGTGTCTATGCCTATAAGGCAAATAAAGTGGCCCTGCGATCTTGTGTATATGGTGTCGGTTTAAACATTATTCTTAGTGCATCCCTTGCCCCATTTATTGGGATTGGAGGCGTCGCCCTAGGTACAAGTGCATCCATGCTGGTTCAATCCATTTACTTGTATCATTGTCTTAAGCAAATCGAAAAGGTGAAGGATACACAATTTTTCGTTAAGGATTGGCTCAAACTACTTGTGGTCTTCATTATTGTATTAATCAGCACCTGGTTCCTAACCGAATGGATCGCTCTCGACCAACAATGGATTCGTTTGATCAGTACAACTTTAATTACTTTCATCCTGTTCATAGCTCTTGTCTGGCTAGGGAAATTAACCATCTTGAAACAGGAACTAAACCGTTTACTAAGAAAGGATGCATCATCATGA
- a CDS encoding O-antigen ligase family protein, which yields MFYFRYWLLALHSTLIACAIIVPTPLVGYIVTVVILLSSIVYVKNGFMFIFIFFPFRPFLVEINNGLTYLGDLLILFTLLFILIRQRPALKALWRKYRFTLPFLLVLAVGLFAGLLNGISPIAGIFEIRALLITFLLIYISAEFPWKRKDINQLIYVSMGTAVIISIHGLIEKLSLRNWLLPETWENLDLASANAMRIYGLVGNPNVLATYLFIVFFATFLLKDPKLHVGWLGVIRVLLLGTMLLTYSRGTILAFGAGVLIFLIIYRTWKKAIPLLVYGLIAFAFIYYPVVAATDAIETSGYFDEATTTTQEPENNDSTEDTENQKQNNVFIERFKEMFSNDTIQASAEWGRLYVVFKGVEVFLDHPVIGSGFATFGDAATQSYPSPIYDEYGIPNNLYADNQYILLLTETGVIGILLSLTFVILLAIKCWKLDNRLWRSISLASLTVLLAAGLFYNILEDKTFTLYFYVIIGYVLNKQRLET from the coding sequence ATGTTTTATTTTCGATATTGGCTACTAGCCCTACATAGTACTCTTATTGCCTGTGCCATCATTGTTCCCACTCCATTAGTCGGGTATATCGTAACAGTTGTCATCCTATTATCAAGTATCGTTTACGTGAAGAATGGATTTATGTTCATTTTTATCTTTTTCCCGTTTCGACCCTTCCTCGTTGAAATCAACAACGGACTCACCTATTTAGGGGATTTATTAATCCTATTTACCCTTCTATTCATTTTGATAAGACAACGTCCAGCCCTTAAAGCACTCTGGCGTAAATATCGTTTCACTTTACCGTTTCTGCTCGTCCTTGCCGTCGGGCTGTTTGCCGGATTATTAAATGGAATTTCACCTATCGCAGGGATTTTTGAAATAAGAGCTTTGTTGATTACCTTTTTGCTCATATATATATCAGCAGAGTTTCCATGGAAAAGAAAAGATATCAATCAGCTTATCTATGTTTCAATGGGGACAGCCGTTATTATAAGCATCCACGGATTAATTGAAAAACTATCGCTCAGAAATTGGCTGCTTCCGGAAACGTGGGAAAACTTAGACCTTGCTAGTGCGAATGCGATGAGAATTTACGGATTGGTCGGCAACCCTAATGTGCTGGCTACCTATCTCTTCATAGTATTCTTTGCCACCTTCTTACTAAAAGATCCAAAACTGCACGTGGGTTGGCTCGGTGTCATACGTGTCCTCTTATTAGGAACGATGCTGCTAACCTATTCCCGCGGAACCATCTTGGCCTTTGGTGCAGGTGTCCTTATCTTTTTGATCATCTATCGAACTTGGAAAAAGGCAATCCCGTTGCTCGTATATGGGTTAATCGCCTTCGCTTTTATCTACTATCCAGTTGTAGCTGCTACAGATGCTATTGAAACGTCTGGATATTTTGATGAAGCAACAACTACTACTCAAGAACCGGAGAATAACGACTCAACAGAAGACACTGAAAACCAAAAGCAAAATAACGTATTCATTGAGCGGTTCAAGGAGATGTTCTCAAATGACACGATTCAAGCTAGTGCCGAATGGGGAAGGCTATACGTTGTTTTTAAAGGTGTAGAAGTCTTTCTCGATCATCCCGTGATAGGAAGCGGGTTCGCTACATTTGGAGACGCAGCTACACAAAGCTACCCATCACCCATTTACGATGAATATGGGATTCCTAATAACTTGTATGCAGACAACCAGTACATTTTATTGTTAACAGAGACAGGGGTCATAGGAATCTTGCTTAGTTTAACCTTTGTCATTCTATTAGCTATTAAATGCTGGAAGCTTGATAACAGACTGTGGAGAAGTATTAGTCTCGCCAGTCTAACCGTTCTGCTAGCCGCTGGTTTGTTTTATAATATCCTTGAGGACAAGACCTTCACCCTTTATTTCTATGTCATAATAGGCTATGTACTAAACAAACAACGCTTGGAGACCTAA
- a CDS encoding WecB/TagA/CpsF family glycosyltransferase, producing the protein MEKIQAYVEIKGIPFIKATNQQLLNDYLYPAIDAKEKKFIVTANPEIVMAAEEEYFYKKILKQADYVIADGIGVVIGSRLMREPLPERIAGYDLMQQLLEKANQDQLRCYFLGSKQEILDKAVAKVKVNFPDLVIAGSHHGYFDINDPSIAEAIEKAQPDFIFVGLGFPNQEKWIHRYSNQFSHGMFMGVGGSFDGLAGHVKRAPKIWQKLNVEWLYRLIKQPSRWKRMLQLPRFIWHILWRK; encoded by the coding sequence ATGGAAAAAATTCAGGCGTATGTTGAAATTAAAGGAATTCCTTTCATAAAAGCAACAAACCAACAATTGTTGAACGATTACTTGTATCCCGCTATTGATGCAAAAGAAAAGAAGTTTATTGTGACAGCGAACCCGGAAATTGTTATGGCTGCAGAAGAAGAGTACTTCTATAAAAAAATACTTAAGCAGGCAGATTATGTGATTGCAGATGGCATTGGTGTAGTGATTGGTTCAAGATTAATGAGAGAACCGCTTCCTGAAAGGATCGCTGGTTATGACCTGATGCAGCAATTACTTGAGAAGGCTAATCAAGATCAGTTGCGTTGCTATTTTCTTGGATCAAAGCAAGAGATTTTAGACAAAGCAGTTGCCAAAGTTAAAGTGAATTTTCCTGATTTAGTTATAGCCGGGAGCCATCATGGTTATTTTGATATCAATGACCCTTCGATTGCTGAAGCGATTGAAAAGGCTCAACCTGACTTTATCTTTGTAGGATTAGGGTTTCCAAATCAGGAGAAGTGGATACACCGTTATTCCAATCAATTTAGTCATGGCATGTTTATGGGAGTTGGCGGCAGCTTCGACGGTTTGGCAGGTCATGTCAAGCGGGCACCAAAGATTTGGCAGAAGTTGAATGTAGAATGGCTTTACAGGTTAATCAAACAACCGTCACGCTGGAAAAGGATGTTACAGTTGCCACGATTCATTTGGCATATCTTATGGAGAAAGTGA
- a CDS encoding glycosyltransferase family 4 protein: MKVLHLNAGNETGGGMKHILSLLDELDHDQVVLGVFEEGEMVQRAQESHIETVHFKQAFPFDLSVIFQINRYIQQEGIDIIHTHGPRANVLLRLLKPKLQIPWVLTLHSDPSDDFMGHGVKGELFTRVHKRAIRSADHCLAISERFRKRLLQMNVSNHKITTIYNGIDFSKSPEMNWERKNFGFTEEDFLIAMVARFEAVKQHELAIESFAAFKQSNENAHLLLIGDGTLENQLRKLCEKLEVDKSVHFLGFRNDVASLLPMVDLTLLTSKSESFPLVLLESARANVPAVTTDVGGVDKMIPSRGYGWIVDQPHSKSIANALNQAALLSGSELPAMGEKFHDFVSTRYSTQHFAAQVSNVYDFLYKSPPKMEYNV; this comes from the coding sequence ATGAAAGTGTTACATTTAAATGCAGGGAACGAAACGGGCGGCGGCATGAAGCACATCCTTTCTTTATTAGATGAACTAGACCATGATCAAGTGGTTTTAGGTGTCTTTGAGGAAGGGGAAATGGTTCAACGAGCCCAAGAGTCACATATTGAAACAGTGCATTTTAAACAAGCTTTCCCTTTTGACTTATCCGTTATTTTTCAAATCAATCGTTATATACAGCAAGAAGGGATCGACATTATTCATACCCATGGCCCAAGGGCTAATGTATTACTGAGGCTGCTAAAGCCGAAGCTCCAGATTCCGTGGGTTCTTACCCTTCATAGTGATCCCAGCGATGACTTCATGGGTCATGGTGTAAAAGGGGAGCTGTTTACACGAGTTCACAAACGGGCAATCCGTTCAGCTGATCACTGTTTGGCAATATCTGAGCGTTTCCGCAAACGTTTACTGCAAATGAATGTGTCTAATCATAAAATTACTACCATTTATAATGGGATAGACTTTTCAAAATCGCCAGAAATGAACTGGGAACGAAAGAACTTTGGTTTTACAGAAGAAGACTTCTTAATAGCTATGGTTGCGCGATTTGAAGCGGTAAAACAGCATGAACTTGCCATTGAGTCGTTTGCAGCTTTTAAGCAATCGAATGAAAACGCCCACTTGCTGCTGATAGGTGATGGTACACTTGAAAATCAACTGCGTAAACTTTGCGAGAAATTAGAAGTTGATAAGAGTGTCCATTTCTTAGGTTTTAGAAATGATGTTGCCTCCCTTCTGCCAATGGTGGATCTTACCCTCCTTACATCTAAAAGTGAAAGCTTTCCATTAGTATTATTAGAATCAGCTCGGGCGAACGTTCCTGCTGTGACAACAGATGTCGGTGGTGTCGATAAGATGATTCCTTCCAGGGGATATGGATGGATTGTTGACCAGCCCCACAGCAAATCAATAGCGAATGCCCTGAATCAAGCTGCTTTGTTAAGCGGAAGTGAGCTTCCAGCGATGGGCGAAAAATTCCATGATTTTGTATCAACTCGATACTCTACACAACATTTTGCAGCTCAAGTAAGTAATGTATATGATTTTTTATATAAATCACCGCCAAAAATGGAGTATAATGTTTGA
- a CDS encoding glycosyltransferase family 4 protein — translation MEFRAFLFCFIAVVLLTPFVKKLAIYLGATDYPDARKVHKRLMPRLGGLGIFLSVLLGVSLFMPGSVYTWPIMVGATIIVATGIVDDIFSLSPLYKLSGQTLAAVIVIVNGVEVEFINLPYGGQMDFGMFSFPITLLWIVGITNAINLVDGLDGLAAGISAIALLTISGMAITMGNTFVMFAGLMMFGATLGFLIFNFYPAKIFMGDTGAMFLGFMIGVLSLLGFKNVTLFSLVIPILILGVPISDTIFAIVRRAMTGQPIMKPDSAHLHHSLLKLGYSHPETVIMIYTMSALFSLSAVFFSQATLVSSLLMMMIILITIELMVEITGVAGERYRPILKRIEAARSKE, via the coding sequence ATGGAGTTCCGTGCTTTTTTATTTTGTTTTATAGCTGTAGTTCTACTGACCCCTTTTGTAAAAAAGCTGGCGATTTACCTGGGCGCAACAGATTATCCAGATGCCCGCAAAGTCCATAAACGGCTAATGCCTAGACTTGGGGGACTGGGGATTTTCCTAAGTGTGCTGCTTGGAGTAAGCTTATTTATGCCAGGAAGTGTGTATACGTGGCCGATTATGGTCGGCGCTACCATTATTGTGGCAACAGGAATCGTTGATGATATCTTTAGTCTGTCCCCTTTGTATAAACTGAGCGGACAAACATTAGCGGCAGTCATTGTAATCGTTAATGGAGTAGAAGTGGAATTCATAAATCTACCCTACGGCGGGCAAATGGATTTTGGAATGTTTAGCTTTCCTATCACGCTTCTATGGATTGTAGGGATCACCAATGCGATAAATCTCGTGGACGGCTTGGACGGACTCGCGGCAGGCATCTCAGCCATTGCGTTGTTAACCATTTCCGGCATGGCCATTACGATGGGAAATACTTTTGTCATGTTTGCTGGACTGATGATGTTTGGTGCTACACTTGGATTTCTCATCTTCAATTTTTATCCCGCTAAAATATTTATGGGGGATACAGGAGCGATGTTTTTAGGGTTTATGATCGGGGTCTTGTCGTTACTTGGCTTCAAAAATGTGACTTTATTTTCATTAGTTATCCCAATTTTAATCTTAGGTGTACCGATTTCTGATACAATTTTTGCGATCGTTCGCAGGGCTATGACAGGACAACCCATCATGAAACCAGATTCAGCCCATTTACATCACAGCCTGCTGAAACTTGGGTATAGTCATCCTGAAACGGTCATTATGATTTATACCATGAGTGCATTATTCAGTTTGTCAGCTGTCTTTTTCTCTCAAGCCACTTTAGTAAGTTCACTGCTTATGATGATGATTATTCTTATCACCATAGAGCTAATGGTGGAAATAACGGGTGTAGCCGGGGAGCGATATCGTCCAATTTTAAAGCGAATAGAAGCGGCTCGAAGTAAAGAGTAA
- a CDS encoding YveK family protein, which translates to MEETISLKEIFEVLKKKMWMIIAITGGAAIISAIVTLFVLTPTYQASSQFIVNQSASQQEESPYDINDIRTNVELISTYNVIIKSPAILDQVIESMNLDISSDALSNKIQVASAEQSQVVTVTVTDESRSMAVELANSTVETFQQTIPDLMSVDNVNILSPAEEVENPQQVSPKPLLNIAIALVVGLMVGVGLAFLLEYLDNTVKTEQDIEKTLGLPLMGVISTVSEEDLGPETMNRQQSRASKVRGESVGT; encoded by the coding sequence ATGGAGGAAACGATTTCTCTTAAAGAAATTTTTGAAGTACTAAAGAAAAAAATGTGGATGATTATTGCAATCACTGGGGGAGCTGCCATTATTAGCGCAATCGTAACTTTATTCGTTTTAACCCCCACATATCAGGCATCTTCTCAATTTATTGTAAATCAATCAGCAAGCCAGCAGGAAGAATCACCTTATGATATTAACGATATACGTACAAATGTTGAATTAATTAGTACATACAACGTTATTATTAAAAGTCCAGCTATTCTTGATCAGGTGATTGAATCAATGAACCTTGATATTTCATCAGATGCGCTGAGCAATAAAATACAAGTCGCAAGTGCTGAACAGTCACAGGTTGTTACGGTAACCGTGACTGATGAAAGTCGGTCCATGGCTGTTGAGCTAGCGAATAGTACGGTTGAGACGTTCCAACAAACCATTCCGGATTTAATGAGTGTAGATAATGTCAACATTCTCTCCCCGGCAGAAGAAGTGGAAAATCCACAACAGGTAAGTCCTAAACCCTTATTGAACATAGCAATTGCCTTAGTTGTAGGTTTGATGGTAGGTGTTGGTTTAGCCTTCTTACTTGAATATCTTGATAATACGGTTAAGACGGAACAAGATATTGAGAAGACATTAGGCCTTCCTTTAATGGGAGTCATTTCTACTGTTTCAGAGGAAGATTTAGGTCCAGAAACGATGAATAGACAGCAAAGTCGTGCGTCAAAGGTAAGAGGTGAGTCCGTTGGTACGTAA
- a CDS encoding CpsD/CapB family tyrosine-protein kinase, giving the protein MVRKSRKKQVAMKARKIIANDNPKSPIAEQYRTIRANLQFASVDKELQSLLITSAGPSEGKSMTSANMAAVFAQQGKRVLLVDGDLRKPTVHHSFRLNNTKGLSNFLVGRQTLKETTQITAVDNLDVLPSGPIPPNPSELLGSKAMHKLMMEARQHYDLIILDTPPVLAVSDSQVLAREVDGVMLVVRSGQTEFQAAERAKELLEQSKANLLGVVLNDREKKNSNYYYYYGNS; this is encoded by the coding sequence TTGGTACGTAAATCAAGAAAAAAACAAGTAGCTATGAAGGCGCGTAAAATTATTGCAAATGATAATCCAAAGTCTCCGATTGCCGAGCAATATCGTACGATTCGAGCCAATTTACAGTTTGCTTCTGTTGATAAAGAACTGCAATCCCTACTCATTACTTCAGCAGGTCCGTCAGAAGGAAAATCGATGACTTCGGCCAATATGGCAGCTGTTTTCGCTCAACAAGGCAAACGGGTTTTGTTAGTAGATGGCGATTTGCGCAAACCGACGGTCCACCACTCTTTTCGTTTAAACAATACAAAAGGATTAAGTAATTTCCTAGTTGGCCGTCAAACGCTGAAAGAAACAACGCAAATTACTGCCGTTGATAACCTGGATGTCCTGCCAAGTGGCCCGATTCCGCCGAACCCTTCTGAACTTCTAGGCTCAAAAGCAATGCACAAATTGATGATGGAAGCTCGCCAGCATTACGATTTAATCATTCTCGACACACCTCCAGTTCTAGCCGTTTCCGATTCGCAAGTACTGGCAAGGGAAGTTGATGGTGTTATGTTAGTCGTACGCAGTGGTCAAACAGAATTCCAGGCAGCTGAACGTGCTAAAGAACTGCTTGAGCAATCAAAGGCGAATCTCCTTGGTGTCGTTTTAAACGACCGTGAGAAAAAGAATAGCAATTACTACTATTATTATGGTAATTCTTAA
- a CDS encoding glycerophosphodiester phosphodiesterase family protein: protein MILLITSFFVRQDIAITNKGMYYKIMITLMMVLNLLNLFNDVEVYAHRGASTIAPEHTIDAYDEAINYGADYIEIDLRMTKDNHIVALHDQTVDRTTDGEGYISNLTLEEVKRLDAGSWFSPKYEGSRVPTLSEIFNRYGNSIKYYIETRVVNNKAVMEDDVQNIIKKYNVRTENIMFQSWYESSLMKIDDKYKRIKLYAEPFSKINIEHTATYADGIANEAKYYDRLTLVKLRLLDLESHAFFYEKEHKMTGRMKQLGVDGIFTNYVQYQP, encoded by the coding sequence ATGATATTGCTGATCACCTCATTTTTCGTGCGACAGGATATTGCTATAACGAATAAGGGAATGTATTATAAGATCATGATAACTTTAATGATGGTTTTAAACCTTTTAAATCTATTTAATGATGTTGAAGTTTATGCACACAGGGGTGCTTCTACTATTGCACCTGAGCATACGATAGATGCTTATGATGAAGCAATTAATTACGGCGCTGATTATATTGAAATTGACCTGAGGATGACAAAGGACAATCATATTGTAGCACTCCATGACCAAACGGTTGATCGAACGACTGATGGGGAAGGGTATATTAGCAATCTAACGTTAGAAGAAGTTAAACGTTTAGACGCGGGAAGTTGGTTTTCGCCAAAATATGAAGGATCGCGGGTACCTACATTATCAGAGATATTCAATAGGTACGGCAATAGCATTAAATACTACATTGAAACACGTGTCGTTAACAATAAGGCTGTGATGGAGGATGATGTACAGAATATTATCAAAAAGTACAATGTGAGAACTGAAAACATCATGTTTCAATCCTGGTATGAATCTTCTTTAATGAAAATTGACGACAAATACAAACGCATTAAACTTTATGCGGAACCTTTTAGCAAGATAAATATTGAACATACAGCTACATACGCAGATGGAATAGCAAACGAAGCTAAATATTATGATCGATTAACCTTAGTTAAACTAAGATTGCTAGACCTTGAGAGTCATGCTTTTTTCTATGAAAAAGAACACAAAATGACAGGAAGAATGAAGCAACTAGGTGTAGATGGAATATTTACGAATTACGTACAGTATCAGCCTTAA
- a CDS encoding YkvS family protein: MFKTDTKIANPGNIVEFERNETRFKGKVIPSQCQRSVIVDLTIMENFEEIDFDYERTVVAHENYRILS; this comes from the coding sequence GTGTTTAAAACAGATACGAAGATAGCCAATCCTGGGAACATTGTAGAATTCGAAAGAAATGAGACACGCTTCAAGGGGAAAGTCATTCCAAGTCAATGTCAACGATCTGTTATTGTAGATTTAACGATCATGGAAAATTTTGAAGAAATTGATTTTGATTATGAACGTACTGTTGTCGCGCACGAGAATTATCGAATATTATCTTAA
- a CDS encoding anti-repressor SinI family protein, with product MDKVKDMRSLDADWIALVKLARAIGLSKEEIKQFITKNRL from the coding sequence TTGGATAAGGTAAAGGATATGAGAAGTTTGGATGCTGACTGGATAGCTTTAGTGAAACTAGCAAGAGCTATTGGATTAAGTAAAGAGGAAATTAAACAATTTATTACGAAAAACAGATTGTGA